One Candidatus Nitrososphaera evergladensis SR1 genomic window, AAGCACGCGACTCGTGGTGATGTATATCTTGTCAGGTGCCGAGATGGACCCGCCGGGGGCGACCTTGGACTGCGAAGCCACAAGAAGTATCTCTTCTTTGGGCATAAGCAGGCCAGCTATGTCTGGGTCCATCCTTTCAAGCATCATGTCCGACAGAAACCTCTACGCTTTTTCCTAAAATATCTGATGTAAGGAGGTTCTGGATGTTTCTACTAGGGCCGGCAGGTTAGTTTTTATCCCAACCCGTTTCTTTTGTGACAATACACACGCATATGCCTCCTCCTCCTTCTTTGGACAGGGCTCCGGTCATAGTCTATACGGGCAAGGGCAAGGGCAAGACTACCGCGGCGCTTGGAATAGTTTTGCGGGCGGTGGGACACGGCCACAAGGTGGGGATGATCCAGTTCATCAAGGGCGAGTGGTATTATGGCGAGCTGACAAGCTCCAAGCGACTAGAGCCAGAGTTTGAGATGATTGCTGCCGGCAAGGGCTTTGTGGGCATCATAGACGACGACCATCCCATAGAAGAACACCAAAAGGCTTCGCAAGATGCAGTGGGACTTGTCCGGGACAAGCTTGCGTCAGGAGCCTATGACGTGATGATACTTGACGAGGTAAACTATGCGGTCAAACTCGGTCTGATTACTGTCGACGACGTCCTTGGCATAATTGCGGCCAAGCCTGACAAGACCACGCTTGTTCTGACAGGCAACCACGCACACGAAAAGGTGCTAGAAGCGGCAGACCTTGTCACCGAGATGAGGGAGGTAAAGCATCCTTTTCAGAAGGGGATCAAGGCCAGAAAGGGCATCGACTTTTAGATCTCTTGTATCATCAAAAAAATCTAATGGTATCTAACCATCAGGGCAACCTTAAAGTATGGTCTGCGCACCGCGTAAAATGATTTGTCATCTGCTCAAGAGGCCTCCAAACTCCCGGACGAAGGCGAGATAGTCATTGCCTCGGTGAGGGAGGTAACTGGCCACGGAGCCTATGTCACGCTTGACGAGTACAACGGCATGACGGGTTTTCTCCACATTTCCGAGATTGCGACCGGCTGGATACGCAACATCGAGCGCTACGTCCGGCCAAAGCAAAAGGCGGTGCTGAAAGTAATCCGCGTCAACAGGGCAAGGGGAGAGGTGGATTGCTCTCTCAAGCAGGTCTCTGGCGAGGAGCGCAAGTCAAAGCTCATCGAGGTAAAAAAGAGCGAAAAGGCCGATGCGTTCATGGATTTCATAAAGGCCAAGCTGAAACTTTCAGATCAGCAGGTGGCGGAGATAGAAGAAAAGGTCCTTCAAAAGTACGACTATGTTTATGACATTTTCGAGGACATTGCAAGAAGAGGTCCTGAGCTACTCCAAAAGTTCGATTTTTCAGACGACATCAAAAAGGCGATGGAGGAGGAGAGCAACAAGATTCAAGTGCCCCATGTTGAAGTGAGGGGCGTCATGGAGATATCCTCGAAAAAACCCGACGGCATCGAGATCATAAAAAGCACGCTTGCAGGCGTGGAAAGCAGCAAGGGAAACGCCACGACAGAGGTCACGTACGTAGGCGCCCCTCGCTACCGCATAGTGGTAACGGCAGAGAATTTCAAGGTGGCTGAAAAATCGATGAACAACGCAGTGGAAAAGATCCGCTCTGCGATTGAAAAACAGCACGGCGCATTCAACTTTATCCGCGAAGAGTCGAAAAAATCGCACCAAGGATAGAGAATAGTAGAATATGAGACATCTAATCCGCAAGTGCACCGCCTGCGGAGCGTACACCCTTGCAAACACGTGCCCAAAGTGCAATTCCCAGACTGCCGATCCTCACCCGCCGAAATATTCGCCAGACGACAAGTACGTGCGCTACCGGGTGGCCGAGCGCTATGAAGAAGAAGAGGGCGACAAGGATTATAAGTAAAGTTGCGGTCCTGACACTTGCGCGTTGAGATTTGCCATTGCAGGTGCAGGAGTGGCCGGGAGCTACCTTGGCAATATGCTCCAGAGACGCGGCCATGAAGTCCAGGTGTTCGAGTCGTCAAGGCCGGAGAACCACTGGCCAGTGTGCGCCTGGGGCGCGTCGCGGCACATGCTGTCCAAATTTTCAGAAAAGGCGGGGCTTGACTTTAAAGACTATATCATGCACATAGGGCAGAGGCTGCGCATGGACCTGCCAGCAGGCAAGGTCGAATACCTCGACCTAAAGGGGCTTGTCACCTACGACAAGCACAGGTGGGAGCACGACCTGATGCAGGGGCTGGAGATAAAGTACGGCACCAAGGTGACAAAGGAAGATTTCCCGTTTGAAAAATACGATCACGTCCTTGACTGCACGGGCCTGCACCGCACGCTGTTGCCAAAGTCAGGCGAAGATTTTCTCATACCTGCGTACGAATACCTGCTTGAAGAAGTCAAGGGCGAGAACGAGTTTTATACGATAGGCTACAAGGGCGCCAAGGGATATTTCTGGTACTTTCCGCTAGGCGACGGCAAAGGCTACATGGGGGCCGGCGACGTGGAAAAAAAGTACCACGGCATAAAGGAATTCTTTGAGCAACACCCTGAGGCAAAGATCGTCAAGAAAATTGGCAGGCCAATCCGGCTTGCGCCTCCAAAAAAGATGGAACCGTTCTTTGACGGAAACGTGGTAGGAGTTGGCGAATCCATCGGCTGCGTGTTTCCGATGCTTGGCGAGGGCATCATCCCGTCGCTTTTGTGCTGCGACTTTTTCCTCGACGCCCTTGACGACAGAAAAGGCCTTGACGCCAAGAAATACAGAAAGAAGGTTCTCTCTTACTTTGACTATTACGACGACGTCTATCGCATCGTCAGGCTAAAGATGGACGGCAAGCTGTCTACCATACGCCATGCAAACCTCCTGATGAGCATGTACCGCCATATGAAAAAGGAGGAGAGCCGCTTTGGGTTTGAAGTCAGCCTTGAGAAGATGAACCGGCTGGTAAACGCTTTATAGCCGAGGGTGGCAGGCGCTAGCTAGCAGTTGTCGCTAAATGCAAAAAGCCCGCAAGACTCACAGGCAGAAACCACCGTCTTGATGATGCCGTCTGACGCAAACCCGATGGGAAACGTCTTTGGAGGCGTGATACTAAAGCACGTGGACCTCATTGCCGGCATCGTTGCCAAGAGGCACGTGGGGCACCCAAACGTCGTCACCGCGGCCATGGACAGGATGACCTTTCTAAAGCCGGTGTTCATTGGCAACGCGCTCGTACTGTCTGCCCGGATAAACTATGTCAGAAGGTCGTCGATGGAGGTTGAAGTTACCGTCGAATCAGAAGACTATGACAGCGGGACAAAGGCTCGTACAGGGACGGCGTTTGTGACGCTTGTGGCACTTGACAAGCACGGCAAGGCAACAGAGGTGCCGCCCCTCTTGCTGGAAACGGCTGAGGACAAGAAGCGGTTTTCAGAGGGCGAAAAGCGTATGCAGCAGCGCCTGCGCGAAGCCGGCAAATTGTAGTTAATCTCATTCAAAGTATTCTAGTTCTTCGGAACCACTGTCGCCATTTTCGTCGTCATCTTCCATATCTATGGCGTCTTCAATCTCGGCTGGCTCTGCACTTGCTGCCGCCGTCTGCTGCCTCCTTTCGAGGTTTGTGTTGAGCCTGCGAAGCTCGGCAAGAATCTCGCGCAAAAGTACCGTTATCTGCTCCTCATCTTTTCTGGCCTTCTTTGCCTTTTTTGCCACGGGCTTTGACCTTCTTTGCATATTCTATCAAGATCATCTCTTTTCTTTAGCTATAGCGCTTTTCAAGGCCCATGTATTTTTGCAGATCAACAAACTCGTTAAAGTCCTTGAATGTGACCATCATCTTGCGCGTCTTTTTGGTGTAGCTGGTCTTTTTCAGCTCTGTAAAGACTTCGCGCATGGCGTACGTGGCGCTGTACAGGCCGGAAAGGGGCCATACCGCTATCCTGTAGCCCAGCTTTAGCAGCTCCGGCCCTGTGAGGTTTGGAGTCACGCCGTCTTCTATCATGTTTGCCACAAGCGGGGCGTCTATCTCGTCAGCGACCTTTTTCAGCTCTTCGACAGTCCTTGGTGCCTCGACAAATATCACGTCGGCGCCTGCCTTTCTATACGCCTTGCCCCTTTCTATCGCCTCGTCAAGGCCAAGTGGCGCCCTTGCGTCGGTCCTGGCGACTATGATAAAGTCCCTGCTCTTTCTTGCCTCGACTGCAGCCTTTAGTTTCGGCAAATAGTCGTCCTTTGGGATAACGTCCTTGCCGACCATGTGGCCGCACCTCTTGGGCCATATCTGGTCTTCAAGGAATATCCCTGCCGCGCCAAGTGCTTCTAGGTCTCGGACGAGCCTCCACACGTTGAGCGGGTTGCCATAGCCGGTGTCCGCGTCAACGAGAACAGGGACGCTGACGGCACGTATGATGCGCCTTGCATTGTCAACCGTCTCGCCGGCGTTTAAAAACCCAAAGTCGGGCATCCCAAGGAGCGCAGCAGAAGAGCCATAGCCTGTCTGGAACATCGCTTCAAACCCGACTTGCTCCGCAATTCTTGCGCTCAGCGCGTCAAACACGCCCGGCAAAACTATTATCCTGTTCTTGTCCTCAAGCTGCTCACGTAGAGAACGCGGCTTTTGCATTTTGTATGTGTGCAAGAACATTGTGCAACATTATTATGCTTTTACTAACAGTCAACTGGCCAGGCGCCGGGCGTTATCAGCTCAACGAGGTTGCCAGACGGGTCGCGAAAATACAGTGACCTGGCTTCCTTCCAGTTGACTTCAAGCTCTATTGCAACACCGTTTTGTGCAAGATGTTCCTTCCATTTTTCATAATCGCCGGTTTCTATTTCAAGGGCAAAGTGGATGTTCCCGTATGCTCCATGTGGAGGCAGCTTGTCATTTGAAGGAAATGTCCGGTCAGAATTGAACACAAGGAGCATACTGGCTCCTGCCTTTAGAAATACAAATTTGCCCTCTTCCTCATCGACTACTTTTAGGCCCAAAATATCCGAATAGAATTTCTTTAGCGATCCAAGGTCATGAGAATAGATGCAAGTCTCTATTACTTTTCTGACCTTCATTTTGTCATTTTTTATATCCTTATTATTACTGCGTTGCCTGTTGCTGCTCTTCTTGCGGCTGTTGCTGTTCTGTTTCAATGGTGCCGTCGGCAAGCTTGGTCACGTTGATCTTGCAGTGCCTGCACTCGTAGAATTTTGTTGGCGGGTCATGCAGGACGGAGCCGTTGAGCCAGACCATTATCGCTCCGCACACAGGGCAGTTCATCATATACGCGATAGAGTTTGCAGGTACCGTTAATATGCTTTGTCTTGAAGAATGTGTCAAGTTAAAGTATTGATTGCATTTGTGATGGAAACTGGAATACAGATTGGATTGGATTGTAGATTTTATAATGAGATCGTAGATAGCGCTAGAGACAATATTGTTAAATATTCAATATCGATGGGCCCTTCTCATTATGCTATGGAAAAAGTCAGAAAACCGACCATGGTCAGGGCGGCAAATGGCACCATGAACCACGCCACAGCCGAACTCCCTGACCGGCTGACATGGGGTAAGGGATGCGTACATGCTTCTAATACCAAGAGCAATTAAAAACAGTTAGGATACGTCGCAACTTTTTCAGTCGAAAAATGCAGACTCACCTTAATATTTGTTTAAACATACATATTCATTGTCAAAATCATGCCAAATTAGGCGATTAAACGCAGATCAATACACGATTGCGCCGTACTGTACGACATGCAAAAGCCGGCTCAGATTGAAGTATTGATTGAAAAGAAAGATTACGTCATGCTCCAAAGGTTTTGCAAGAGTTGTCTACGGCGGCCAGGATACAAAGTTCCTAAACACTAATCTATACTTCATCTTGATCGCCTGATTCTCCTTCCTCAGTTTCTGTCTCTGCAACAACAAGGTCTTCTTGTAGCTTCTCTGGTTCCTCGCCTTCTTTGGATGGAAGGTCGGCCTCTCCAACAGCCCCACAGATAGGGCATTTGAATTGGCTTGTTAATCCTTCAAGCGCAAGTGGAAACTCCTTTTGGAAAACCTCCGCACATTTTGAGCAAGCAAGCGTTGTATGTAAATTATCTTGGCTGAATTTGATAGTCTCTAAAAGAAAGGTTGTGTTTGTTGTCATTGCGCAGTAACTTAACAAAACTATCTTAAAACAGATTCCAAAAACTCGTCTTTCAAATCATTCTGGTGAATATTAGAGAAGCAGGAGTCAAATGAGATGCAGCCGCCTGCAATAATATTGGCTCTATGTGTTCTCAACTTTTTTATTTTATTATTTCCTGCTGTAGCACAAAAATCCATGTGGCGCCAAACATGGTTGTCGGGATCAGGCTTGGGCTGGCTTGCAGGTAAAGGCTTGCAATTTGTGCCAGCTACCCCTGACCTCTAGGCCCTAGTGCTGAAAGGTAAGCTGGCAGTGCAATATCATTGGCGATCCAGCCCTTCCTGATGCAATTTATGCGATCTTATGATTCTGGACTTGACAAACAACTGTCACAATACCTTCGAAGAACTATACAATTATCTCTCTCCAGAAATACTTCAGTTGTTGCTTCCTTTGAACATGCATCGCAGTCATAAGGCAGCCGGTATTTCTTGTGTTTCACTGGCCTTGTCTCAACCAACCTTTGCATTTAGAATTGATAGCAAAATATTGAACATATAAAAACTGGGTAACACTGTAATGTAGAAAATTAACAGAGGCTAAACTAGTTCGCATTCTATGGAACTGCCCTCGCTAATTTATGGTTGAGAACCTCTCCTCATGATGATGGAGTACGCTTTTGGATATTTGTCCAAATGAAATAATCCATGCGCCATTAGCTATTGGTGTGAAACGGGTTCATGCGAAGCCCATCTGTGTGCGTGTGTCATTGCTTTTTTTCTTCTGCAAATTTGGAAAAGCATTCTGAAATGCAACAATAGCCTTGGCTGGACAAATCATGTACTAAGCCCGCATTTGAGCCAGAAAATCATTAAAATTTTGCATTTACATGATCCATATCAGGTGCGTGCCAGCTTCGCGCCTGAGCAAGTGCCAAACAACCCGCGATGCCCCTCCTGCTGCTGGCAGTTATAGTAGGTAGAGGCACATACTAATTAAATCTTTAATCATCATTCCCAGAATGACTCGTACGATAATAAACGCTAGTTGCGATGATGCTTGGCAGACGCTTGCACTAAGAATCTATGATTTCCTGCATAATCTAAACAGCGTGATGTATTGACTCATTAAACTAAGGTAATTGCTAAATTTGGAGCTAAATTTTAAGTAATTTGCTTGGTTATGTGAATAGTTGTTCACAGTGAACAATGACTGTATCTGTTATAACAAAAAATGGTGAATTGCCATGAGAAAAAATAACGTTGATGTACCACACATCGACGAATTTGACGCAAGGCTGCTCAGCCTCCTGACGTCGCAGGAAAGCTATTCGAGCAAAGATTTGGCCGCAAAACTGGACAAACCGCTAAGCACAGTCCAAAGAAGAATCCGGATTCTCTTTCAGAACGGCTACATCAAGAAAAAATACGAAGTCGATTACTTGAAACTGGGCTGCAGAAAAGGGATTCTGGACATCTGCCTTAAAGACAGCGACATTGAATGCGTGGCAAAAAAAGTGTCAAGGATAAGCGGCGTGATACTGGTATCAGTACCGTTGGGTCATTCCGATCTGTCCGCATCCTTTGTCTACAAGACCAACGATGAAGTCTTGAGGTTCATCAGGCAGGTAAAAAAGATGCCCGAGGTGCAGCGGGTCACGTGGACAGAAGAAGTCTTTAGTCTATCTGCGGCCCGGCCAGTGCTCATAGAGTATTTGTGCAGCGCCGCCTAGACATGCATACATACAGTTTTTTCCCACTCGTCGCATCATGATGTCAGGTCTTCAAAGCACATGCACACACCTAGATTTGCAACACAATGATATTTTTTTTCAGCTGCGGACTATTTGCCTGTTGGGCCTGTACTCACGCATCTCCGAGCCGCAATACACGCAGCGGTACACGTCGACTTGCTGACCGGAACTCCTATCATACCTTGTGGAAAATGCAAGCTCGCGGTGGCAATGGACACACTTCATAAAACTTGTTTTTACAAACTTGTATAAAAGCAAGACTGACCCATGTTTGCTTGGTTTCCAATGGCTTTTTTAGTTTAGCATGATTTTCAAAAAGCGTGATATGATGATATCTGACGCAGAGGGGGCCGAGCTCGTGCGGCTTGCGAGGCTGGCCGTGGAAAAGTACGTCGTCGAATCAGTTGTGGTAAAAAAGCCTGCAATGGAGCTTCCAAAATCCGGCGTGTTTGTTACGATAAACTACCTTACAAGAAACGGCGAGGATCTGCGCGGGTGCATCGGCTTTCCCCTGCCGTACAAGGAGCTGCACCAGTCAGTCATCGAGGCCGCAATTGCAGCGGCTGTTGACGATCCGCGCTTTCCGCCTGTCGACGGCAAAGAGCTTGAACATCTTACCTTTGAGGTGAGCGTGCTGACAGAACCGGAAGAGATACCGGGAGGCCCTGTAGAGCGCAAAAAGCGCATTGCTATTGGGCGCGACGGGCTCTTGCTCAAATGGAAGCACGGCTCTGGCCTGCTCTTGCCGCAGGTGCCTGTCGAGCTTGGGTGGGACATCGACGAGTACCTGGCAAACATTTGCTACAAGGCCGGCGCGCCGCCTGATGTCTGGCTTGACCCCTCGTCAAAGCTCTTTACGTTCCAGGCTGCAATATTCAAGGAGGAAAGACCCAAGGGGGACATAGTGCGGCTTGGAACCGACGACCGCTACTACTATAATAATAACAAATAATATCGCCAGCGCTTCCATGCATATTCCAGTTGGTGGACAAGGCGTATCTTGCGCCGTACGGCGTAGGGCTTGGTCATGCAAGCCGGATGGTGATGGTGGCAGACCATCTGCAGCAATACAACGATGTCCAGGTGCGCTTTTCTACGTTTGGCGAGGCTGCAAAATACGTGTCTATGAGGGGCTATCAATGCGTCAACGCTCCTCCCGTCGAGTTTGCGTGGAGCGTCGAAGGTGGCTTTTCGGTAAAGCACAGTATAGCCAACATCCCGATCTGGTTCACCAACTTGGTGCGTCAGGTAAACCATGAGACTCGCAACATGATAATGTACAGCCCTGACGTCATCCTGTCAGACTCGCGCCTTTCGCCGCTTCTTGCGGCAAAGCTTCTTGGGATACCCTCTATAGTGCTCCTCAATCAGGTCAAGCTCTTGCTGTCGCCGAGGCTGCGGGAGTTTAGAATCTCGCGGTTATTTGAGGCGATGGTGGGTGAGTTCCTAGGCTCGATGTGGAATCTGGCCGACAGGATACTCGTGCCGGACCTGCCCCCTCCGTATACGGTAGCCGCGCACAACGTATGGTGCGTCGGCTCTGCCGCGCGCAAGCTAGAGTACATCGGCTTTACTGCTCCCAAGCCTGTTGTGACAGAGGAGCAGGTCGCAAAGGTGGCATCTGACCTTGAAATAGACAGGTCGAGGCCAGTGGTGTTTGTGCATATAAGCGGGCCTATGGAGACGCGCATGCCGCTCATC contains:
- a CDS encoding NAD(P)/FAD-dependent oxidoreductase; protein product: MRFAIAGAGVAGSYLGNMLQRRGHEVQVFESSRPENHWPVCAWGASRHMLSKFSEKAGLDFKDYIMHIGQRLRMDLPAGKVEYLDLKGLVTYDKHRWEHDLMQGLEIKYGTKVTKEDFPFEKYDHVLDCTGLHRTLLPKSGEDFLIPAYEYLLEEVKGENEFYTIGYKGAKGYFWYFPLGDGKGYMGAGDVEKKYHGIKEFFEQHPEAKIVKKIGRPIRLAPPKKMEPFFDGNVVGVGESIGCVFPMLGEGIIPSLLCCDFFLDALDDRKGLDAKKYRKKVLSYFDYYDDVYRIVRLKMDGKLSTIRHANLLMSMYRHMKKEESRFGFEVSLEKMNRLVNAL
- a CDS encoding translation initiation factor IF-2 subunit alpha, producing MSSAQEASKLPDEGEIVIASVREVTGHGAYVTLDEYNGMTGFLHISEIATGWIRNIERYVRPKQKAVLKVIRVNRARGEVDCSLKQVSGEERKSKLIEVKKSEKADAFMDFIKAKLKLSDQQVAEIEEKVLQKYDYVYDIFEDIARRGPELLQKFDFSDDIKKAMEEESNKIQVPHVEVRGVMEISSKKPDGIEIIKSTLAGVESSKGNATTEVTYVGAPRYRIVVTAENFKVAEKSMNNAVEKIRSAIEKQHGAFNFIREESKKSHQG
- a CDS encoding glycosyltransferase, translating into MDKAYLAPYGVGLGHASRMVMVADHLQQYNDVQVRFSTFGEAAKYVSMRGYQCVNAPPVEFAWSVEGGFSVKHSIANIPIWFTNLVRQVNHETRNMIMYSPDVILSDSRLSPLLAAKLLGIPSIVLLNQVKLLLSPRLREFRISRLFEAMVGEFLGSMWNLADRILVPDLPPPYTVAAHNVWCVGSAARKLEYIGFTAPKPVVTEEQVAKVASDLEIDRSRPVVFVHISGPMETRMPLIKLALEATRLADINNKEGIQFIFSEGRPHGSIEPKRIEHGWYYEWCPVRDEVFALSDLVLMRGGHTALSQAIQFGKPVVTIPIENHGEQLGNSEKIAKLGAGMMVHPKKLKPEKIAEAIEQVLSDPAYRKSVFELKKMTESLDGINNVVKIVRSYL
- the cobO gene encoding cob(I)yrinic acid a,c-diamide adenosyltransferase, which codes for MPPPPSLDRAPVIVYTGKGKGKTTAALGIVLRAVGHGHKVGMIQFIKGEWYYGELTSSKRLEPEFEMIAAGKGFVGIIDDDHPIEEHQKASQDAVGLVRDKLASGAYDVMILDEVNYAVKLGLITVDDVLGIIAAKPDKTTLVLTGNHAHEKVLEAADLVTEMREVKHPFQKGIKARKGIDF
- a CDS encoding Lrp/AsnC family transcriptional regulator, translating into MRKNNVDVPHIDEFDARLLSLLTSQESYSSKDLAAKLDKPLSTVQRRIRILFQNGYIKKKYEVDYLKLGCRKGILDICLKDSDIECVAKKVSRISGVILVSVPLGHSDLSASFVYKTNDEVLRFIRQVKKMPEVQRVTWTEEVFSLSAARPVLIEYLCSAA
- a CDS encoding VOC family protein yields the protein MKVRKVIETCIYSHDLGSLKKFYSDILGLKVVDEEEGKFVFLKAGASMLLVFNSDRTFPSNDKLPPHGAYGNIHFALEIETGDYEKWKEHLAQNGVAIELEVNWKEARSLYFRDPSGNLVELITPGAWPVDC
- a CDS encoding RNA-protein complex protein Nop10 — translated: MRHLIRKCTACGAYTLANTCPKCNSQTADPHPPKYSPDDKYVRYRVAERYEEEEGDKDYK
- a CDS encoding TIGR00296 family protein → MMISDAEGAELVRLARLAVEKYVVESVVVKKPAMELPKSGVFVTINYLTRNGEDLRGCIGFPLPYKELHQSVIEAAIAAAVDDPRFPPVDGKELEHLTFEVSVLTEPEEIPGGPVERKKRIAIGRDGLLLKWKHGSGLLLPQVPVELGWDIDEYLANICYKAGAPPDVWLDPSSKLFTFQAAIFKEERPKGDIVRLGTDDRYYYNNNK
- a CDS encoding isocitrate lyase/PEP mutase family protein, whose product is MQKPRSLREQLEDKNRIIVLPGVFDALSARIAEQVGFEAMFQTGYGSSAALLGMPDFGFLNAGETVDNARRIIRAVSVPVLVDADTGYGNPLNVWRLVRDLEALGAAGIFLEDQIWPKRCGHMVGKDVIPKDDYLPKLKAAVEARKSRDFIIVARTDARAPLGLDEAIERGKAYRKAGADVIFVEAPRTVEELKKVADEIDAPLVANMIEDGVTPNLTGPELLKLGYRIAVWPLSGLYSATYAMREVFTELKKTSYTKKTRKMMVTFKDFNEFVDLQKYMGLEKRYS
- a CDS encoding acyl-CoA thioesterase; the protein is MSLNAKSPQDSQAETTVLMMPSDANPMGNVFGGVILKHVDLIAGIVAKRHVGHPNVVTAAMDRMTFLKPVFIGNALVLSARINYVRRSSMEVEVTVESEDYDSGTKARTGTAFVTLVALDKHGKATEVPPLLLETAEDKKRFSEGEKRMQQRLREAGKL